CTTAAATCAAAGTTCTTTATCGCCTTTAATATGCCGATACACCCGATTTGAAAAATATCGTCTAAATCGTAACCGCGGTTGGAAAATTTGCGCGCAACGCTCCACACAAGTGCAATATTCCCGTTTAAAATTTCGTTTTCCGCCTCTTTGTCACCGTTTTTTGCGCGTTTGATAAGGTCTTTAATATCATTTGCCAATATTTTAACCCCCGATTCAAAGCGTCCTCAAACCAATGGTTTTTTCCATTGTCACCTTTGTGCCGACGTCAACAATGGAATTAACGCTGATATTATCCATAAAGGTTTCCATAACAGTAAATCCCATTCCCGAGCGTTCGCCGTCGGTGTTGGTTGTAAAAAGCGGCTGCATAGCCTCTTTCACATCCGCAATTCCGCAGCCGTTGTCAGTGACGGTGATTTTAACCTTGTCGTCCTTTATGTATATATCAATCATGATGTCGCCTTTTTTCTCGGCGTATCCGTGAACAATCGAGTTTGTCACCGCCTCCGATACCGCGGTTTTTATGTCGGCAAGCTCTTCAAGAGTCGGGTCAAGCTGTGACACAAATGCTGACACCGCCGCACGGACAAACGATTCGTTTTCCGACCTTGACATAACCGTAATTTTTGCACTGTTTTCCCTCATTTTTAACCCTCCTCAAGTGCGCTGAACGCGCCGTCAATGTCACTCTCGACGCTGATTATTTTTTTAATCCCGGCAATATTCAAAAGCCTGTCGAGCGACTTTGTATTTGACACTATAACCGTGCGTCCGCCCAGTGATTTTACAAGTTTGTACCTCCCTATCACAACGCCGATGCCCGAGCTGTCCATAAACGAAAGCGCCGAAAAATCGAATACCAGATTTGTAAGATTGGAAGACGTAATTTTTTTATCAATCCGTTCCTTCACACCGCCCGCAACGTGGTGGTCAAGCTCACCGATAAGCTTTACAATCAGCGTTTTGTCTTTTGCCTGAAAAATTATCTGCATAAAATTCCCCCCTTATGTGCACAAAAAAAGATGAAACCTTTTTAGTTTCATCTTTAATATTCTATAAAGCCTGTCCTATTCCTTTGATGAAAAACAACTAGTTTTGTCGAATGTATCAAAAGTTTTCGAC
The window above is part of the Qingrenia yutianensis genome. Proteins encoded here:
- the spoIIAB gene encoding anti-sigma F factor yields the protein MRENSAKITVMSRSENESFVRAAVSAFVSQLDPTLEELADIKTAVSEAVTNSIVHGYAEKKGDIMIDIYIKDDKVKITVTDNGCGIADVKEAMQPLFTTNTDGERSGMGFTVMETFMDNISVNSIVDVGTKVTMEKTIGLRTL
- a CDS encoding STAS domain-containing protein, with the protein product MQIIFQAKDKTLIVKLIGELDHHVAGGVKERIDKKITSSNLTNLVFDFSALSFMDSSGIGVVIGRYKLVKSLGGRTVIVSNTKSLDRLLNIAGIKKIISVESDIDGAFSALEEG